A stretch of Gaiellales bacterium DNA encodes these proteins:
- a CDS encoding ABC transporter permease, whose protein sequence is MTVADVAAVTPEPDVVKARAPAGAMYRDALRLWRTRIGLVLVVLLVGVAIVGPFFAPHGPTDFFGVPPNSPPSSKALFGTDYLGQDVWSRFLWGGRDILVMAVLATAIGLVLGAAIGLTAAYSRNKLDDVLMRGMDVILAFPQIMLALVAMATVGPKAWLIVLTVGLTTMPRVARVTRGAAQPIVERDFVSAAEALGVPRFRILGREVLPNVLSPLLVEANLRLTYAVALIASLAFLGFTPTPNGADWGLMIQENQVALGTNQPWGVVLPMLAIALLTVGTGLVADGFARAAAGIDRSRGAE, encoded by the coding sequence GTGACGGTCGCCGACGTCGCCGCGGTCACACCCGAGCCCGACGTCGTCAAGGCGAGGGCACCCGCCGGTGCGATGTACCGCGACGCGCTGCGCCTGTGGCGCACGCGGATCGGCCTGGTGCTCGTCGTGCTGCTCGTCGGGGTCGCGATCGTCGGCCCGTTCTTCGCGCCCCACGGCCCGACCGACTTCTTCGGCGTCCCGCCGAACTCGCCGCCATCGTCGAAGGCGCTCTTCGGCACGGACTACCTCGGCCAGGACGTGTGGAGCCGGTTCCTGTGGGGCGGGCGCGACATCCTCGTCATGGCCGTCCTGGCCACGGCGATCGGCCTGGTGCTGGGCGCGGCGATCGGCCTGACGGCGGCCTACTCGCGCAACAAGCTCGACGACGTGCTCATGCGCGGGATGGACGTCATCCTGGCCTTCCCGCAGATCATGCTCGCGCTCGTCGCGATGGCGACCGTCGGCCCGAAGGCGTGGCTGATCGTCCTCACCGTCGGCCTGACGACGATGCCGCGCGTCGCCCGCGTCACCCGCGGCGCGGCCCAGCCGATCGTCGAGCGTGACTTCGTGTCGGCCGCCGAGGCGCTCGGAGTGCCGCGCTTTCGCATCCTCGGCCGCGAGGTGCTGCCGAACGTGCTCAGCCCGCTCCTGGTCGAGGCCAACCTGCGCCTGACCTACGCCGTCGCGCTGATCGCCTCGCTCGCCTTCCTCGGTTTCACCCCGACCCCGAACGGCGCCGACTGGGGCCTGATGATCCAGGAGAACCAGGTCGCGCTCGGCACCAACCAGCCCTGGGGCGTCGTGCTGCCGATGCTGGCGATCGCGCTCCTCACCGTCGGGACGGGCCTCGTCGCCGACGGGTTCGCCCGGGCGGCGGCCGGCATCGATCGATCGCGAGGCGCCGAATGA